Within the Salmo salar chromosome ssa12, Ssal_v3.1, whole genome shotgun sequence genome, the region TTGTTTCCTATAGAGGAAATAGGGGTATGACACTCTATTTCGCTAAATATCTCACAATGTGTATATTTagagtttaacctcttacatctagatgttccgctagcggaacacctgctccaatatccaatgataggcgtggcgcgaattacaaattcctctaaaatacaaaaacttccatttttcaaacatatgactatttcacagcattttaaagacaagactctcctttatctaacaacactgtccgatttcaaaaaggctttacagcgaaagcaaaacattagattatgtcagcagagtacccagccagaaataatcagacacccatttttcaagctagcatataatgtcacaaaaaacaaaaccacagctaaatgcagcactaacctttgatcttcatcagatgacacacctaggacattatgttatacaatacatgcatgttttgttcaatcaagttcatatttatatcaaaaaccagctttttacattagcatgtgacgttcagaactagcatacccccccgcaaacctccggtgaatttactaaattactcacgataaacgttcacaaaaagcataacaattattttaagaagtaTAGATGCAGAACttctttgtgcaatcgaggtgtccaattttaaaatagcttttcggtgaaagcacattttgcaatattctgagtagatagcccagccatcacggctagctatttagacacccagcaaatgtagcactcatcaaagtcagatttactataagaaaaatgttattacctttgctgtcttcgtcagaatgcactcccaggactgctacttcaataacaaatgttggtttggttcaaaataatccatagttatatccaaacagcggcgttttgttcgtgcgttcaagacactatccgaagtgtaaataagggtcacgagcatggcgcatttcgtgacaaaagatttctaaatattccattaccgtacttcgaagcatcttcgctgtttaaaatccatttttatgccatttttctcataaaaaagcgataatattccgaccgggaatctgcgtttaggtaaacagacgaaagaaaacaaagcatggggtcgacgcgggcacgagcctgagtctcacagtactgtaaccagccactatccaaacgcgctactttttttcagccagagcctgcaaagccacgattcagctttttgccgccttctgagagcccatgggagccgtaggaagtgtcacgtaacagcagagatcctctgtaatggatagagataatcaagaagggcaagaaattgtcagacagggcacttcctgcatggaatcttctcaggttttggcctgtcaaatgagttctgttatactcacagacaccattcaaacagttttagaaactttggagtgttttctatccaaagctaataattatatgcatattctagattctgggcaggagtaataatcagattaaatcgggtacgttttttatccggctgtgaaaatactgccccctagccataacaggttaagtcagACACCATTTTAGTCAGGACAATCTCCTTTTTGTAATAAAGTAAGTCTGGGCAGTGAGCTCGGTGGACGTCGATCACTAGACCAGAAATAGTCCAaagttttcatttttttcccTACTTCCTCATTACGCAGACATAAGCTCAGTTGACACCATCAAGGTGCGGttgtttactttctacacaagttattttttttcCAGTTTCGTCCTAagaacagattgtagtggtaaaataaaaagggCTACATTTTTTTGTGCCATTTAGGggaaatggaattctaagcatcacTTCAGTCAGAAGAGGCTCTGCGACGGTTTGTTTCAATTCATTTGCTATGACCTTGCGCTAGTGTTCCAAGCTCAGCCAACGTTCTTTGGCCATTTTTCCAGCCTTTGGTGAgttttgactcgttctattgtccagcctagtTCTGGTGTTGTAACGTTACTTCGTTGTAGAGAATCTTCTcaggaacacaacacaacacttcaTTTCATGAGGGTAGGACTGCTTAGATCTTATTTTCAAGTTATCTGAAAAGGTCAAAAAGGTCACACAGATCAAATCACCTGTCTGGTTTCTTAAATTAAACACATTTtgaccaaggcaaagggtggctactttgaagtatctttaaacaaatcaaaatatgtttaatattaacttttttttttggttagtacatgattgcatgtgtgttatttcatagttttgatgtccaaacttttcactggtactgtatatatctagCTACGGCTCTACAAAAAAATTCCCGGTCTACCAGCAGCCTATCGACTGACTAATTGGGTCAGCCCTACTTCAAAGGTACGCCTACACGTTAGCTGGGTTACATTGTAATGTTATTTTTGATGTTGATAAGTTTGAAGGAAGGATAAACTGCAATGTTTCCATCAAATAATTAGCCTAGGCTCAGAAGAAACAGTGGGCTACCTGCTAGCCAGCtgcacagaaagagagatgggaccCATTTTCAATTCACTGGTATTTAGCCACTGAATTCTGGTAGTTTTTACTTGAAAGAATAAAACCATCAATACAAAAATTTGCAGCTGGCACAAAACAGCCAATGCTGTGCAGCACTGCCTCTCACCCGGCTCGTTGCCTCAGTGAACGGCATGGACCAATTCCTGACAACCATACATCAAAAAGTAGCTACGAAGTTCTACTTTGTTACCTGCTATTTTTttgtctgaaaacatctgaaacgaAGGAAAAAACatttcaccttatttcagtcAAAAGACGTCCGATGACCATGCAACACCCTGAGGAATTTGCCATACTTCAAATGTCACATCGATCTTACTTTGATAAGTTGAGGAATACCCATCGCTAAGAGCAAATATGAACACACCGGTTTCGCAAAAAGGGCTGTCCCACAGATTTGAACGATCTTAGCACAGCACATGCTTTACATTTGGACTCATATCGCGTAAATATCGTAACGTACAGTATTGGGATGTTTAGACATCTGCCATATTATTTTCAAATGATTTATGTATTTTGACAACCACATTATTGACAATAAGTGGAAACAGATTTTACAGCTTTTCTTTGTGGAATTCTGTGTCCATTGTTTGTAGCGTCACCTAAGACCCTACCAATAGCTACACTACGCTAAACTTTCTTCATTGCCATGTCAAAGAGAAACTGATGGCTTGTGTTGTGTTTCTGCACCTTTTTTATTTATTGTATGTTCTCCTTTTAGGCCTGACCTGAAGGTAACAGATTACAACCTACTCCGACGTCACAACTGCGATGGTTAGGAGACCCCACTGTGTCATTCCACCCAGCCCTGTGGCCACCTGATTGAGCTTGGTGTGCGTTTGCCTTCCCCTCAAAGACAATGTACTGCCTTCAGTGGTTGCTCCCGGTTCTCCTCATCCCGAAACCTCTGAACCCGGCTTTATGGTTCAACCACTCAATGTTCATGGGCTTCTACCTGCTCAGCTTCCTGCTGGAGAGGAAGCCATGTACCATTTGTGCCTTAGTGTTCCTGGCAGCGCTGTTTTTCATCTGCTACAGCTGCTGGGGGAACTGTTTTCTGTACCACTGCCATGACTCCACTCTACCAGATTGTGCACACGACCCCAGCATTGTGGGCACCTAAGAGGATTTCCCCTGACATGATGCGCAGATGGATCCTGGACAATCTGTATCTAGGCTGTGAATAAAATCTCCCACCTGACACTGTCGATGTGGAGAAACATAGACTTCACCCCGATTCTCAACCCCTCTGCCcttagtgtgcacttgttcacttttCTTAATGGATTTAAAAGGAATTGACTGGTGTATGAAATATGGTTAATCCCCCATGcatacaccaatccaatgcttttaaatgtGTGGGCATGTGTACACTTCCCAGAGAATAGCCTACCCTACCCTCCTCACTACTGCCCTCCACCCCTGCCTTTTTCCCCTGGTTTTTAGTGAACGTCGTCTACCCTGGCCTCATTGGATTTAAACATTTGCATGGGTTGCCTTTTAGAGTTTTCAAAAGTAATGTTAATACATATGTTTTAATTACAGAAATCTGAAAGTTTCCAAAGGGTAGAAATCAAATGTGGTGTTGGTGTGAAAATGCTGACTATCAGTATAAGTTACAGTAGCAGGAAGGTGAACATGAAAATCCTCCTTCCCTGTTGAGCTTTGGACGTCAAGAGAAAGCGAGTGATGTGAACCTGTTAtctagagtgccttcagaaaatattcataccgcttcacttactccacattttgttgtattacagcctgaattcaaaattgattaaataaataaaatctcacccatctacacacaataccccataatgacaaagatagaacatgtttttagaaattttagctaattaaatacagaaatatctaatttacataagtattcacagccctgagtcaatactttgtagaagcactgttggcag harbors:
- the blcap gene encoding apoptosis inducing factor BLCAP; translation: MYCLQWLLPVLLIPKPLNPALWFNHSMFMGFYLLSFLLERKPCTICALVFLAALFFICYSCWGNCFLYHCHDSTLPDCAHDPSIVGT